GACGAGGGCGCTCCGCACGCCCCGGCCGCCACGGGCTCCCACGGCAGGGCCGGACGGGCGCCGGCCGGGACGGCACTGCAACATCGATCGCTCCCTGGGGAAGAGGGGTGGCGCGGAGGCCGGAGCAGCGTCGCACCGGTGGCGTTCCGTCACGCGGACAACACGCGGCACGGGTGCCACCGGGTGACCACGGGACGCCGTCCTCCACATCCGTCCCTCCTGTTGTCGTCACCCGGAGGGGGGACCTTGAGGCCTCGGGACGGATCAGTTCCCGGATCCCGCGGGGACCGCCGGAGCCGCATCTAGGCTCGGGAGCCGTGGACGTCTTCGGATCCGGTGCTGAACAGGTCGTCTTCTGCTCCGACCCCGCGTCGGGCCTGCGGGCGGTCATCGCCGTCCACTCGACGGCGCTGGGGCCGGCGCTCGGGGGCACCCGCTTCCACCCCTACGCCAGCGAGGACGAGGCGGTCGCCGACGCCCTCCGGCTGGCCCGGGCCATGACCTACAAGAACAGCCTCGCCGGGCTCGACCTCGGCGGCGGCAAGGCCGTCGTCATCGGGGACCCGCGCACCGACAAGACCGAGGCGCTGCTGCGGGCCTACGGCCGGTTCGTCGAGGCGCTGGGCGGCCGGTACCTGACCGCCTGCGACGTCGGCACGTACAACGCCGACCTCGACGTCGTCGCCCGCGAGACCCGCTTCGCCCACGGCCGCTCCGAGGTGCACGGCGGGTGCGGGGACTCCTCGGTGCTCACCGCCTTCGGCGTCTTCCAGGGCATGCGGGCGGCCGCACAGCACCGCTGGGGCGCGCCGACGCTGGCCGGGCGGACGGTGGCCGTCGCCGGGGTCGGCAAGGTCGGCTCCTGGCTGGTCGACCGGCTGGTCTCCGACGGCGCCGACGTCGTGGTCACCGACGTCGACACCGCCGCCGTGGAGCGGGTGCTGGCCCGCCACCCCGGCGTCGACGCCGTCGACGACACCACCGCGCTGGTGCGCACCCCCGCCGACGTCTACGCGCCCTGCGCGCTCGGCGGTGCCCTCGACGACGACACCGTCGCGGTCCTGCAGGCCGAGGTCGTCTGCGGCGGGGCCAACAACCAGCTCGCCCACGACGGCATCCCCGACGAGCTGACCCGGCGCGGGATCCTCTACGCCCCCGACTACCTGGTGAACGCCGGCGGCGTGATCCAGGTGGAGGACGAGCGGCACGGCTTCTCCTTCCCGCGCGCCGAGGCCGGGGCCGCGCGCATCTACGACACCGCGCTGCGGGTGTTCGAGGCGGCCGCGGCCCAGGACGTCTCCCCCGCCGTGGCCGCCGACCGGCTGGCCGAGCAGCGCATCGCCTCGGTGGGGCGGCTGGCCACCATCCGCCTGCCCCGCTGAGCCCGGCCGGAGCCCCGCGTCAGGGGGTCCGGCACGTGAGCGCGGCCACGGTCGGGGGACGGCAGGGGGAGGACCCGTGCCCCCGTTCCATCGGTGTCGTAAGCTCGGTCCAGACACAGTCACTTCAGTCGGGGTCGCCACGCGGGCCGTCCAGCCCGTGAGCTGGGCTCCCGTTCTCCGTTATGAGGGGGTCGAGCCGATGGGGCGCGGCCGAGCGAAGGCCAAGCAGACACGCGTGGCCCGTGAGCTCAAGTACAGCTCACCGAACACCGACCTCTCCGCGCTCCAGCGCGAGCTGGCGGGGTCCACTCCGTCTCCCTACACCGCTCCGGCGGCCAAGGACGACGAGGACGACGACGAGTACGCCGATCGATGGGCGGACGACGACGCCGACGACGACTGGGCGGCCAGTCGCTGATCGTCGGCGGCTGGCCGCCCCCGTCCTCCTGAGCACGGCGCGCCGCCGTCCCACCCGGGACGGCGGTGCGAATCGCGCCCGGCACCGGGCGCTCGGTGCGGCGCGGCCGGTGCCGGGGCGTCAGCGGTAGGTGCCGACCAGGCGCGCGCCGGTCCCCCCACGGGTGACCCGGCCGGCCGGCCAGGCCGGCACCCCGCGCCCGGCGAGCAGCTGCACCGCCCGGTCGGCGGCGTCCGCGGCGACGACGGCGACCATGCCGACCCCGCAGTTGAACGCCCGCTCGGACTCCCCGCGCGGCACGCCGTGCTCCTCGAGCAGCCGCACGGCGGCCGGCAGCGCCCAGGTACCGCGGTCGAGGACCGCCCCGAGCCCGTCGGGGACCACGCGCGCGGTGTTGCCGGCCAGCCCGCCGCCGGTGATGTGCGCGTAGGCGTGCACACCGTCCGTCCCGAGCTCCGCGACCAGCGCGAGGCAGTCGAGGGCGTAGACGCGGGTCGGCTCGAGCAGCACGTCCCCCAGCGGGCGGTCCAGCCCGGCGGGGGTGGCGGTGAGGTCGAGGCCGGCCGCGGCGACCACGCGGCGCACGAGTGAGTAGCCGTTGGAGTGGAAGCCGCTGGCGCCCATCGCCACGACGACGTCGCCGTCGCGGACCCGCTCCGGGCCGAGGACCGCGTCGGCCTCCACGACGCCGACCGCGGTGGCGGCGAGGTCGTACTCGTCGGGGTCCATGAGGTCGCCGTGCTCGGCGGTCTCGCCGCCGACGAGGGCCGCCCCGGCCTGCTCGCACCCGGCGGCGATGCCGGTGACGATCGCGGCCACCCGCTCGGGGACGACGCGGCCGACGGCCACGTAGTCCTGCAGGAACAGCGGCTCGGCGCCGCAGGCCACCAGGTCGTCGACGACCATGGCGACGAGGTCGATGCCCACGGTGTCGTGCCGGTCCAGCGCCCGGGCGAGGGCGATCTTCGTGCCGACGCCGTCGGTCGAGGAGGCCAGCAGCGGCCGCCGGTACCGCGCCGTGTCGAGCGCGAACAGCCCGGCGAACCCGCCCAGGCCGCCGACCACCTCGGGTCGGCGGGTCCGCTCGACCGCCGTCCGCATCAGGGTGACCGCGCGCTCACCGGCGTCGATGTCGACGCCGGACCCCGCGTAG
This region of Geodermatophilus bullaregiensis genomic DNA includes:
- a CDS encoding DUF3073 domain-containing protein, translating into MGRGRAKAKQTRVARELKYSSPNTDLSALQRELAGSTPSPYTAPAAKDDEDDDEYADRWADDDADDDWAASR
- the purM gene encoding phosphoribosylformylglycinamidine cyclo-ligase — translated: MSPSPGSGFTYAGSGVDIDAGERAVTLMRTAVERTRRPEVVGGLGGFAGLFALDTARYRRPLLASSTDGVGTKIALARALDRHDTVGIDLVAMVVDDLVACGAEPLFLQDYVAVGRVVPERVAAIVTGIAAGCEQAGAALVGGETAEHGDLMDPDEYDLAATAVGVVEADAVLGPERVRDGDVVVAMGASGFHSNGYSLVRRVVAAAGLDLTATPAGLDRPLGDVLLEPTRVYALDCLALVAELGTDGVHAYAHITGGGLAGNTARVVPDGLGAVLDRGTWALPAAVRLLEEHGVPRGESERAFNCGVGMVAVVAADAADRAVQLLAGRGVPAWPAGRVTRGGTGARLVGTYR
- a CDS encoding Glu/Leu/Phe/Val family dehydrogenase; the encoded protein is MDVFGSGAEQVVFCSDPASGLRAVIAVHSTALGPALGGTRFHPYASEDEAVADALRLARAMTYKNSLAGLDLGGGKAVVIGDPRTDKTEALLRAYGRFVEALGGRYLTACDVGTYNADLDVVARETRFAHGRSEVHGGCGDSSVLTAFGVFQGMRAAAQHRWGAPTLAGRTVAVAGVGKVGSWLVDRLVSDGADVVVTDVDTAAVERVLARHPGVDAVDDTTALVRTPADVYAPCALGGALDDDTVAVLQAEVVCGGANNQLAHDGIPDELTRRGILYAPDYLVNAGGVIQVEDERHGFSFPRAEAGAARIYDTALRVFEAAAAQDVSPAVAADRLAEQRIASVGRLATIRLPR